A portion of the Blastochloris tepida genome contains these proteins:
- a CDS encoding haloacid dehalogenase type II, which translates to MPVRAVVFDAYGTLFDVTAAVRRHDAAVGPRAAELSALWRQRHLEYSWTLTLMGRYRPFWDLAEQALDTALGLTGVDPALKPRLLAAYRTLDAYPEVGGMLARLRAGGLATAILSNGTPDMLADALAASGLADRFDHVLSVDAVRLYKPRPEVYALATAALGVAGEEIAFVSSNRWDIAGAAAFGFRPVWVNRSGAPAEYDGLDPIATLSGLDALPDLLLD; encoded by the coding sequence ATGCCGGTGCGCGCGGTGGTTTTCGATGCCTATGGCACGCTGTTCGACGTCACTGCGGCGGTGCGCCGGCACGATGCAGCGGTCGGTCCGCGCGCTGCCGAGCTGTCGGCGCTGTGGCGCCAGCGCCATCTGGAATATTCCTGGACGCTGACGCTGATGGGCCGCTACCGGCCGTTCTGGGACCTGGCCGAACAGGCGCTCGACACCGCGCTCGGCCTCACCGGGGTCGATCCCGCGCTCAAGCCCCGGCTGCTCGCGGCCTACCGCACCCTCGACGCCTATCCCGAGGTTGGCGGCATGCTGGCGCGGCTGCGGGCGGGCGGGCTCGCAACCGCCATCCTGTCGAACGGCACGCCGGACATGCTGGCGGACGCGCTGGCGGCCTCCGGGCTCGCCGATCGGTTCGACCACGTGCTGTCGGTCGATGCGGTGCGGCTCTACAAGCCGCGGCCGGAGGTCTATGCGCTGGCCACCGCGGCGCTCGGCGTCGCCGGCGAGGAGATCGCCTTCGTCTCCTCCAACCGCTGGGACATTGCCGGGGCGGCGGCGTTCGGCTTCCGCCCGGTGTGGGTCAACCGCTCCGGCGCGCCGGCCGAATATGACGGGCTCGACCCGATCGCCACGTTGTCCGGCCTCGACGCCCTGCCGGACCTGCTGCTGGACTGA